Below is a window of Candidatus Poribacteria bacterium DNA.
CGATCCTTGTGTTCTCGCTCCATGTATTGGACGACGTTCGCCAGGTTGTCCCCATGTGCGTTCAGCCGTTTCTGCGGCCCCGAAAGCGGGAGGCCCCGCGCCGCGTCGGGAACGAAGTAGCTCAGGTACCAGTCTTCGATGAACCGGCGGAAAGACGCGATGCGCGGGTGTTGTCTGAGCGCTCCGAGGGTGGCAATACCGAGTTTCCGAACGTCTTCGAGTTCGACTGTTTCCGACTCGGCGCTTTCCTCGAAACCGCCCCCCTCAGCGCCTTTACCTTGAACCAGAAACCATGGCGCTGATGAATCGTCTTCGTCGCCCAATTTCGCACCTGCGTAAAGGCCCTTCCAAACGACTCCCGTACCTTCATCTAGAATCAGAAACGAATACGGTCGTCCGTGGGATTGTCTTGCCCTCCGTTGTCGGAATCGTTCCTTTTTCACGTAGGGCCGACCGGATGGATCAAGATCAATGGACAGTTCGTAGGTGATCGGACGGGAGCTCGGCTTTTCGCTGAGGTTCACGTCAACCACAGTCGAACCGCTCTCGCCCTGTATCCTATCGTAGGCAATCCGACGGGATATCGTTTCTTCCCTGTAGTAAATCTCGAACCCGATAGGGCCCGTCTGCCCCTGCGTCCGGATGCGCTCGAAGCCGCCGCGACCCCGCGCATCGCATGCTTCCTCGACGCCCACCTTCAGGCAGTCCGCGAGAAAGCCGAACACGTCGAACAGCGCGCTCTTGCCGACGCCGTTCTTGCCGATGACCGCCGTGATCGGCGTCAGCGGTTCGACTCCCTGCGTGTTCCAGAGCTTGCCCAGGGTCACGTCTTTCAGTGACCGGAAGTTCCGGATTCGGATGCCCTCGATCCTCGCCATGGGTCTGCCTTTAAGCTACAGACTGCACAACCAGGTCGATAGCGATGCCACCTGGCGGTCGTCGTTCAAGTTCGCGGCATTGGTCAGTGAGCCGTTCTCCAGTGAACGCCATATCTCGGTCGCCATCTTCTTCTCGACGGCAGCGCCGACAAAGAACGTGGCCGGCACTCGAGACTCGCTGCGGAACGACTTGCGGATTCGGTCCAACGCGGTTCGCGCCGTCTTCCAATGCTCGTCCGCACCCGCAGGATCGATGCCTCCCTTGAGCTCTCCGACGGCGACGTACACCGAAGCGCTCTCGTACGTGTCACGTGCCAGATCGCCGTGACTAATGTCCAGCAAGCACAGGTCCACGTTGTTCCCCACGAAGGGGATTGTCAGA
It encodes the following:
- a CDS encoding ATPase, whose protein sequence is MARIEGIRIRNFRSLKDVTLGKLWNTQGVEPLTPITAVIGKNGVGKSALFDVFGFLADCLKVGVEEACDARGRGGFERIRTQGQTGPIGFEIYYREETISRRIAYDRIQGESGSTVVDVNLSEKPSSRPITYELSIDLDPSGRPYVKKERFRQRRARQSHGRPYSFLILDEGTGVVWKGLYAGAKLGDEDDSSAPWFLVQGKGAEGGGFEESAESETVELEDVRKLGIATLGALRQHPRIASFRRFIEDWYLSYFVPDAARGLPLSGPQKRLNAHGDNLANVVQYMEREHKDR